In the genome of Mucisphaera calidilacus, one region contains:
- a CDS encoding DUF748 domain-containing protein: MPLPTLLLRNRLRSLGKLRRANRWRRVVALVLLVVLSTAVLIVITVTNPAILTPLITAIANAQVVSEVRIERASVDFRRLNLQIDGIRLLHRRPDQRLEPVLEADRILIRPDWSGLIWGEAPVRSILVIRPVLHIIEDREQNANNLESIAERRREEGRSSGGITSPIALTLPEVYLRAGEIRFAVRDENGQRVERSTIPLTGHVARRQDAYQFILKQSDVAGQENVEITGAYMPRDAAFRLQIRDFNFEHPISYAFPARIRAWWASMKPSGRVPSTTVVVRNDGLLQINASMFFDDIALTLPAIEDSSLRMTSVNGAIHIDQNRPSAEIEGSIEGIRYRVVGHVDDLTPDAAFSVTVSAPPFQLPDDPQIIDALPDVGRNIYDNLDPSGWLSLDLTLERPGPGEPLDYRGTVTAHDAGIRYFRFAYPMQNVTGEIRFSPEAVDLVNLKGVGPTGARASLEGRIAPVGPDPAVSLDVSIDQLPIDAYLFGALNEGSQNAIRLFFDADHYETLRNAGRIDSPPMLPEHVIPPGLGGTVDADFTLRRPYGPDQPALTATRVETRGLKGLLKHWPYPLVSEGGVFELATHWLRIEGIDVKGPTGATARVTGDLDREDSTGRLRGTVLVSAARAPIDAFLLKAIPGNAGGVLAELHPTGWITAETRIHLSMEEPVAFEVAAQIEQASVRPYTGTYLISDMTGGFEIDNQSVTVRQLTGKHGGTTFDTSGYLSWSDPESLVYQATIDAKRLILEPGLADLFPPGTSGHELARSTINERRPSGQLDLLLNLDRRPDEPSLRVEFEIEPQRLAFTANDYRFDVTDMTGSITYADKLVRIDEVTASTEGGRVAVDGRFTTDFTQLNLAIDAHDDHISGTTRALLPAALNAFIDGFELAGGYDFRGTVARTPAGGDVATTVEGRLDLKNASITPGIAIRNANAGVLIDVRDDNSAPWPAMNLDIAASSMIVADRETRRTTLRVSNEADRQRLRIEDILGDMAGGTLAGQASTDLGEDGWYRMGIELVDVDLSRFLITPDLVTPTEEDLAWMDEQLLEEQGVPQRIESQRRRENQGLMSASLYLEGQHERPESRLGRGDIDATKVGLLNQPLGLTILRAFNFTMPSTRSLDSASIRFLLEGDNIRFDGIEITAPDFAIIGAGTMQFETQQIDLALFSRSRQDLGIGVQGLFNNIRDQIACLRVQGSLEKPTTNLSFFPGITASLKSTVGIEEIPPYLEHLFSAEDR; encoded by the coding sequence ATGCCCCTGCCCACGCTCTTGCTGAGAAACCGCCTGCGTTCGCTGGGCAAGCTCCGGCGGGCCAACCGCTGGCGTCGTGTCGTCGCGCTGGTCCTGCTCGTCGTGCTGTCGACGGCCGTGCTGATCGTCATCACCGTCACCAACCCCGCGATCCTCACACCCCTCATCACCGCCATCGCCAACGCGCAGGTTGTGAGCGAGGTCCGGATCGAGCGGGCCTCGGTCGACTTCCGCAGGCTCAATCTCCAGATCGACGGCATCCGGTTACTTCACCGCCGTCCTGATCAGCGACTCGAGCCGGTGCTTGAAGCCGATCGGATCCTGATCCGGCCGGACTGGTCGGGGCTGATCTGGGGCGAAGCCCCGGTGCGTTCGATTCTCGTCATCCGTCCCGTGCTGCACATCATCGAGGACCGCGAGCAGAACGCCAACAACCTCGAGAGCATCGCGGAGCGCAGGCGTGAGGAAGGACGATCGTCGGGCGGCATCACGTCGCCGATCGCCCTGACGCTGCCGGAGGTCTACCTGCGTGCGGGCGAGATCCGGTTTGCCGTGCGCGACGAGAACGGTCAGCGCGTGGAGCGCAGCACGATCCCATTGACCGGACACGTTGCCCGCCGACAGGACGCGTACCAGTTCATCCTGAAGCAGTCGGACGTGGCGGGTCAGGAGAACGTCGAGATCACGGGTGCCTATATGCCGCGGGATGCCGCCTTCCGCCTGCAGATCCGCGACTTCAACTTCGAGCACCCGATCAGCTACGCCTTCCCCGCACGCATCCGCGCGTGGTGGGCGTCGATGAAGCCATCGGGCCGGGTGCCCTCGACGACGGTGGTGGTGCGTAACGACGGGTTGTTGCAGATCAACGCCAGCATGTTCTTCGACGACATCGCGTTGACGCTGCCCGCGATCGAGGACAGCAGTCTGCGCATGACCAGCGTCAACGGCGCGATCCACATCGATCAGAATCGCCCGAGCGCCGAGATCGAAGGCTCCATCGAGGGCATCCGCTACCGCGTGGTCGGGCACGTGGATGACCTGACGCCCGATGCGGCCTTCAGCGTCACGGTCTCGGCCCCTCCCTTCCAGCTGCCCGATGACCCTCAGATCATCGATGCGCTGCCCGACGTGGGACGCAACATTTACGACAACCTCGACCCCTCGGGCTGGCTGAGTCTCGACCTGACCCTGGAGCGACCCGGCCCGGGCGAGCCGCTCGACTACCGCGGCACCGTCACCGCGCACGACGCGGGCATCCGCTATTTCCGCTTCGCCTACCCGATGCAGAACGTGACGGGTGAGATCCGCTTCAGCCCCGAGGCCGTCGATCTGGTCAACCTCAAGGGGGTCGGGCCAACAGGTGCTCGCGCCAGCCTGGAGGGACGCATCGCGCCGGTCGGCCCGGACCCGGCGGTGAGCCTCGACGTCAGCATCGATCAACTGCCGATCGACGCTTATCTGTTTGGTGCCCTCAACGAGGGCTCTCAGAACGCCATCCGCCTGTTTTTTGACGCCGATCACTACGAAACGCTCCGCAACGCGGGCCGGATCGACAGCCCGCCGATGCTGCCCGAGCACGTCATCCCGCCGGGGCTTGGCGGGACGGTCGACGCCGACTTCACGCTCCGCCGTCCCTACGGGCCCGATCAGCCCGCGTTGACCGCCACCCGCGTCGAGACACGCGGTCTCAAGGGTCTGCTCAAGCACTGGCCGTACCCTCTCGTCTCCGAGGGCGGCGTGTTCGAGCTGGCGACCCACTGGCTGCGTATCGAGGGCATCGACGTCAAGGGCCCGACCGGCGCCACCGCCAGGGTCACGGGCGATCTCGACCGCGAAGACAGCACCGGGCGTCTGCGGGGCACCGTGCTGGTCAGCGCGGCCCGAGCGCCGATCGACGCCTTCCTGCTCAAGGCGATCCCCGGCAACGCTGGCGGCGTGCTGGCCGAACTCCATCCCACCGGCTGGATCACCGCCGAGACAAGAATCCATCTGTCGATGGAGGAGCCCGTGGCGTTTGAAGTGGCTGCGCAGATCGAGCAGGCAAGCGTGCGACCCTACACGGGCACCTATCTGATCAGCGACATGACCGGCGGCTTCGAGATCGACAACCAGAGCGTCACGGTTCGCCAGCTCACGGGCAAGCATGGCGGGACCACCTTCGACACCAGCGGCTATCTGTCGTGGTCCGATCCGGAGTCCCTCGTCTATCAAGCGACCATCGACGCGAAGCGGCTGATCCTCGAACCGGGCCTGGCCGACCTCTTCCCGCCCGGGACCTCGGGGCACGAGTTGGCCCGTAGCACGATCAACGAGCGCAGGCCGTCGGGTCAGCTCGACCTTCTGTTGAATCTCGATCGCCGCCCCGATGAGCCGTCGTTGCGGGTCGAGTTCGAGATCGAGCCTCAGCGGCTGGCGTTCACGGCGAACGACTACCGCTTTGACGTTACCGATATGACCGGCAGCATCACCTACGCCGACAAACTGGTCCGCATAGACGAGGTGACGGCCAGCACCGAGGGCGGCCGGGTTGCCGTGGACGGGCGTTTCACGACGGACTTCACGCAGCTCAACCTCGCCATCGATGCGCACGACGATCACATCAGCGGGACCACGCGTGCCCTGCTGCCGGCGGCGCTCAACGCGTTCATCGACGGATTTGAGCTCGCGGGCGGCTACGACTTCAGAGGCACGGTCGCGCGCACACCCGCGGGCGGTGACGTCGCGACCACGGTCGAGGGTCGCCTGGACCTGAAAAACGCCAGCATCACGCCGGGCATCGCCATCCGCAATGCCAACGCGGGTGTCTTGATCGACGTGCGTGACGACAACAGCGCTCCCTGGCCGGCGATGAATCTCGACATCGCCGCCTCGTCAATGATCGTCGCCGACCGCGAAACACGACGCACGACGCTGAGGGTGAGTAACGAGGCCGATCGGCAACGTCTGCGGATCGAGGACATCCTGGGCGATATGGCCGGTGGAACCCTCGCGGGGCAGGCTTCGACCGATCTTGGCGAAGACGGCTGGTACCGCATGGGCATCGAGCTTGTGGACGTCGATCTCTCTCGATTCCTCATCACGCCCGACCTCGTCACGCCTACCGAGGAAGATCTCGCCTGGATGGACGAGCAGTTGCTTGAGGAGCAGGGGGTTCCGCAGCGCATCGAGTCGCAGCGCAGGCGTGAAAACCAGGGGCTGATGTCGGCCTCGCTGTATCTGGAGGGTCAGCACGAGCGCCCGGAGAGCAGGCTGGGGCGCGGGGACATCGACGCGACGAAAGTGGGCCTGCTCAATCAGCCGCTCGGCCTGACGATCCTTCGGGCCTTCAACTTCACGATGCCCAGCACCCGGTCGTTGGACTCTGCGAGCATCCGATTCCTTCTGGAGGGTGACAACATCCGTTTTGATGGCATCGAGATCACGGCACCCGATTTCGCCATCATCGGTGCAGGCACGATGCAGTTCGAGACTCAGCAGATCGACCTGGCCCTCTTCAGCCGGTCACGGCAGGATCTGGGCATCGGTGTCCAGGGGCTCTTCAACAACATCCGGGACCAGATCGCCTGCCTGCGCGTGCAGGGATCACTTGAGAAGCCCACCACCAATCTCTCCTTCTTCCCGGGGATCACCGCATCACTCAAGTCGACCGTGGGCATCGAGGAGATCCCGCCCTACCTCGAGCACCTGTTCAGCGCCGAGGATCGCTGA
- a CDS encoding DUF2103 domain-containing protein encodes MAKPGGKFGSIKRQHGRVSGLDELLDRIISECPYVTRIVPGRMGRKRGKTAQGFRIQYPTTPDGSGDRDNATGLKCIYTKAGSWQEVFLVCSDVWAAEAWLIGVGIAKDRS; translated from the coding sequence ATGGCCAAGCCCGGCGGCAAGTTCGGATCGATCAAGCGTCAGCACGGCCGCGTGTCCGGGCTGGACGAGTTGCTGGACCGGATCATCAGCGAGTGTCCCTACGTCACCCGGATCGTGCCCGGGCGCATGGGGCGTAAGCGTGGCAAGACGGCGCAGGGGTTCCGGATTCAATACCCGACCACGCCTGACGGCTCGGGCGACCGCGACAACGCCACCGGACTCAAGTGCATCTACACCAAGGCGGGGAGTTGGCAGGAGGTCTTCCTCGTCTGCTCCGACGTGTGGGCCGCGGAAGCGTGGTTGATCGGCGTGGGGATCGCGAAGGACCGGAGCTGA
- a CDS encoding UUP1 family membrane protein: MNKPWEGRTPLLVISLVLVIFAGWRVIYKATSLGFPITPGVKQTVWYVEARVTCDALGEAVEVSMALPDRMNGFTIHEERNASAGYGFLVDSDGASRRAVWSTRQATGRQTLYYRMSIYDAVGSDDVIRAGSTPEIKPPTFEGAVAEAAEELLTLARQRSSDGVNLARRLVRMVNQADHQGEVDLLMMPRSDGGTWDDRNEEAEARVGMLIDLLALEQVPARTARVVRLRDGMRSASLTPILEVHNGEGWVLIDPSTGDDGLPPETVLWQHGDQSLLDVMGARNSEVRVSVLQRARPAAEVSELRAQQQEGFIFGNPMQTLPVDAQAAFAMLMMVPIGALIVVVMRNIVGVKTSGTFMPILIALAFTDTTLWIGLMMFGVIVGVGILIRVYLTQLNLLLVPRVAAVVVIVILLMFVWTYLSASAGFESGLTITFFPMIIIAWTIERLSIAAEEEGVGEALTQTVGSLFVASITYLVLSNFYVAYLILTFGELNLIILVLILLLGTYTGYRLTELRRFEPLVREEA; encoded by the coding sequence TTGAATAAGCCCTGGGAAGGCCGCACGCCCCTGCTGGTCATCAGCCTCGTGCTCGTGATCTTCGCCGGCTGGCGCGTCATCTACAAAGCCACGTCACTCGGTTTTCCGATCACGCCCGGCGTCAAGCAGACGGTCTGGTACGTCGAAGCCCGCGTGACCTGCGATGCGCTCGGCGAAGCGGTCGAGGTCTCGATGGCCCTGCCCGACCGCATGAACGGCTTCACCATCCACGAGGAACGCAACGCCTCCGCCGGCTACGGCTTCCTCGTCGACAGCGACGGTGCCTCCCGGCGAGCCGTATGGTCCACACGCCAGGCAACCGGACGTCAGACGCTCTATTACCGCATGTCGATCTACGACGCCGTCGGCTCGGACGACGTCATCCGCGCCGGCAGCACGCCAGAAATCAAGCCCCCCACCTTCGAGGGCGCTGTCGCAGAAGCCGCCGAGGAATTGCTCACGCTCGCGCGCCAGCGATCATCCGATGGCGTCAACCTCGCGCGACGACTCGTCCGCATGGTCAACCAGGCCGATCATCAGGGCGAGGTCGATCTGCTCATGATGCCACGCAGCGATGGCGGGACCTGGGACGATCGCAACGAAGAAGCCGAGGCAAGGGTCGGGATGCTGATCGACCTGCTCGCCTTGGAGCAAGTGCCCGCACGTACAGCACGCGTCGTCCGCCTCCGCGACGGCATGCGCTCCGCATCCCTCACACCCATCCTCGAAGTCCACAACGGCGAGGGCTGGGTCCTGATCGATCCGAGCACCGGGGACGACGGCCTCCCGCCCGAAACCGTGCTCTGGCAGCACGGCGACCAGTCACTGCTCGATGTCATGGGGGCCAGAAACTCAGAGGTACGCGTCTCCGTGCTCCAGCGCGCACGACCCGCAGCCGAGGTCTCCGAGCTGCGCGCCCAGCAGCAGGAGGGCTTTATCTTCGGCAACCCCATGCAGACGCTTCCGGTCGACGCACAGGCCGCCTTCGCCATGCTCATGATGGTTCCGATCGGAGCCCTGATCGTCGTCGTCATGCGTAACATCGTTGGCGTCAAGACCTCCGGCACCTTCATGCCCATTCTCATCGCTCTCGCCTTCACCGACACCACACTCTGGATCGGACTGATGATGTTCGGCGTGATCGTTGGCGTCGGCATCCTCATCCGCGTCTATCTCACGCAGCTCAACCTCCTGCTCGTGCCACGCGTTGCCGCCGTCGTCGTCATCGTCATCCTCCTCATGTTTGTCTGGACCTACCTCAGCGCCTCGGCCGGCTTCGAGAGCGGCCTGACCATCACCTTCTTCCCCATGATCATCATCGCGTGGACCATCGAACGCCTGTCGATCGCAGCGGAGGAAGAGGGCGTCGGTGAGGCACTCACACAGACCGTCGGCAGCCTCTTTGTGGCCTCGATCACCTACCTCGTGCTCAGCAACTTCTACGTCGCCTATCTCATCCTCACCTTTGGCGAGCTCAACCTCATCATCCTCGTGCTCATCCTCCTGCTCGGCACCTACACCGGCTATCGGCTCACCGAACTCCGCCGCTTCGAACCTCTCGTCCGGGAGGAGGCGTGA
- a CDS encoding ATP-dependent zinc protease family protein produces MARSIGLLGLLLVVICGVGCATSGPAASSGSTGDRVIRLEDRPLGVIGEIETLRIVDVDVVMPARIDTGATTSSLDARDIKQFERDGERWVRFTLVDPETDKKSELERPIARIVSIKRHGADDQERPVVEMKLQMGSRVYKREFSLTDRSAFTYPLLIGRNVLAGTAVVDVTLQNTLKLEANVE; encoded by the coding sequence GTGGCACGATCCATCGGTTTACTCGGCTTATTACTCGTCGTCATCTGCGGAGTCGGGTGCGCCACCAGCGGCCCCGCAGCTTCCTCGGGATCCACAGGCGACCGTGTGATCCGGCTCGAGGACCGCCCGCTTGGCGTCATCGGCGAGATCGAGACGCTGCGCATCGTCGACGTCGACGTCGTCATGCCCGCTCGCATCGACACCGGCGCCACCACCTCCTCACTCGATGCCCGCGACATCAAGCAGTTCGAACGCGATGGCGAACGCTGGGTGCGCTTCACCCTGGTCGATCCCGAGACCGACAAGAAGTCCGAACTCGAACGGCCGATCGCGCGCATCGTGAGCATCAAACGCCACGGGGCCGACGACCAGGAACGCCCGGTCGTCGAGATGAAACTGCAGATGGGCAGCCGTGTCTACAAACGCGAGTTCTCCCTCACCGATCGGTCCGCCTTCACCTACCCGCTGCTGATCGGCCGCAACGTGCTCGCGGGAACCGCCGTTGTCGACGTCACCCTCCAGAACACCCTCAAGCTGGAGGCGAACGTTGAATAA
- the bioD gene encoding dethiobiotin synthase, with amino-acid sequence MCTDWQTAMKPSTRPGLFVTGTDTGVGKTALTAALCRLLRSAGERVLPFKPMASGAVERDGRWLAEDAMALAASVGDDIDPASVCPVTFREWLAPGIAAAQRGERVNWPAIGRAWLEAQAQATSLLVEGAGGLEVPLDASGHPTVLELMMHLGLPALIVARSGLGTLNHTTLTVRALRSSGVRVAGVVMSDGPEGVTDDASVASNRAWLERMADVTVLARLPRSTHDPVWADPAWASILSKVDWAGLITDESISDPRR; translated from the coding sequence ATGTGCACGGACTGGCAGACGGCGATGAAACCCTCAACACGGCCCGGGCTGTTCGTGACCGGAACCGACACCGGCGTCGGTAAGACCGCCCTGACCGCGGCACTCTGCCGCCTGCTTCGATCCGCGGGGGAACGCGTGCTTCCGTTCAAGCCCATGGCCAGCGGGGCCGTTGAACGCGACGGCCGGTGGTTGGCCGAGGACGCCATGGCGTTGGCCGCGTCCGTGGGTGATGACATCGACCCCGCATCGGTATGCCCGGTCACCTTCCGCGAATGGCTGGCCCCGGGAATCGCAGCAGCCCAGCGCGGCGAGCGGGTGAACTGGCCCGCGATCGGCCGAGCATGGCTGGAGGCCCAGGCACAGGCCACTTCGCTTCTGGTTGAGGGCGCCGGCGGGCTCGAAGTGCCGCTCGATGCCTCGGGCCACCCCACCGTCCTCGAACTGATGATGCACCTCGGGCTGCCGGCCCTGATCGTCGCACGCAGCGGCCTGGGCACCCTCAATCACACGACCCTCACCGTGCGAGCCTTGCGATCATCCGGCGTCCGTGTCGCAGGCGTCGTGATGAGCGACGGCCCGGAGGGTGTGACGGATGACGCCTCAGTGGCATCGAATCGGGCATGGCTCGAACGCATGGCAGACGTCACCGTGCTGGCGCGGCTGCCACGGTCAACACACGACCCCGTCTGGGCCGACCCGGCGTGGGCGTCGATCCTCAGCAAGGTCGACTGGGCCGGGCTGATCACGGACGAATCGATCAGCGATCCTCGGCGCTGA
- the metG gene encoding methionine--tRNA ligase subunit beta, whose protein sequence is MEFKPTITFDDFMKIDLRVATVIEAEAHPNADRLLKLQVDLGGEKRQICAGVRAFYQPEDLIGKQIIVVANLAPRTIRGEESNGMLLAASVEEDGQTKDVVLLTPRAEVTPGSTVG, encoded by the coding sequence ATGGAGTTCAAACCAACCATAACGTTCGATGATTTTATGAAGATCGACCTCCGCGTCGCGACGGTGATCGAAGCCGAGGCACACCCGAACGCCGACCGCCTGCTCAAGCTCCAGGTCGACCTGGGCGGCGAAAAACGGCAGATCTGTGCCGGCGTGCGGGCTTTTTATCAGCCCGAAGACCTGATCGGGAAACAGATTATTGTGGTCGCCAACCTCGCACCGCGAACCATCCGAGGCGAAGAATCCAACGGCATGCTCCTGGCCGCCTCGGTCGAGGAGGATGGCCAGACAAAGGACGTGGTGCTGCTGACGCCCCGTGCCGAGGTCACACCGGGATCCACCGTCGGGTAA
- a CDS encoding EAL domain-containing protein, producing MAVHSDSLSVVQALRGVLGQIGDQKGAFLVSRPHLDQLRDLVSSLSWIESRTLKACVLDERGDFDPWDASPVTQVLDRLGTPWFQQVMAEQTICYNFQPIAHAITGEIFANEALMRATHASEPITPNRLIDAAKAHDSLVNLDQLCRKLAIEQSVDYLCGGGRVFINFFPITVYDPDVCLGMTFGAAQRVGVDPARLWFEVVESEEFPDLQHLRRIVDYIRGHGAKVVLDDIGSGNTAILYIDQLEPDVIKIDREVLNRAVETGETSIFIGLIRYAQEREIITIAEGVETMKELDFCRELGVNYVQGYLISRPKAEPMTGVIHEDHDEQTNAEVA from the coding sequence ATGGCCGTGCATTCCGACTCCTTATCGGTCGTGCAGGCATTGCGGGGGGTTCTGGGGCAGATCGGCGACCAGAAGGGCGCTTTTCTGGTTTCACGCCCACACCTCGACCAACTGCGTGACCTGGTCTCGTCCCTCTCCTGGATCGAGAGCCGAACGCTCAAGGCCTGTGTGCTAGACGAGCGAGGCGACTTCGATCCCTGGGATGCCTCGCCCGTGACACAGGTGCTGGACCGGCTCGGCACGCCATGGTTTCAGCAAGTCATGGCCGAGCAGACAATCTGCTACAACTTCCAGCCTATTGCCCACGCCATCACCGGCGAGATCTTCGCCAACGAGGCCCTCATGCGTGCCACGCACGCGTCGGAGCCGATCACGCCGAACCGGCTGATAGATGCCGCCAAGGCTCACGATTCTCTGGTCAATCTCGATCAACTCTGCCGAAAACTCGCGATCGAACAATCCGTCGACTACCTCTGTGGCGGCGGGCGCGTCTTCATCAACTTTTTCCCCATCACCGTCTACGACCCGGATGTCTGTCTGGGCATGACGTTCGGTGCCGCGCAACGCGTAGGCGTTGATCCCGCACGCCTCTGGTTCGAGGTTGTCGAGAGCGAAGAGTTCCCCGATCTCCAGCACCTTCGCCGGATCGTGGACTACATCCGCGGCCACGGAGCCAAGGTGGTGCTCGACGATATCGGCAGCGGAAACACCGCCATCCTCTATATCGATCAGCTCGAGCCGGACGTGATCAAGATCGATCGCGAGGTGCTCAATCGCGCGGTGGAGACGGGCGAGACCTCGATCTTCATCGGCCTGATCCGCTACGCCCAGGAACGCGAGATCATCACGATCGCCGAGGGCGTCGAGACCATGAAGGAACTCGACTTCTGCCGCGAGCTGGGCGTCAACTACGTGCAGGGCTATCTGATCTCGCGACCCAAGGCCGAGCCGATGACCGGCGTGATTCACGAAGATCATGACGAGCAGACCAACGCCGAGGTCGCCTGA
- a CDS encoding sugar phosphate isomerase/epimerase family protein, whose translation MLIPGLVSITYRQLNPEQILQRAVHAGLKVIEWGGDIHVPHGNLEQADAVCELTTEYEMRCAAYGSYLRLGAEDEPETLHKKVINTAARLGADSVRVWAGQSGSMETLPQQYDRIVLEARQLAERAAGHQIDLVFEYHANTLTDTAESAKRLHEDVGADNVFLGWQPPNHMNFYDRLTNLEAVIDRVADVHVFNWTLNDQGRIVRHPLSDAADDWAAYFERLAKSDRDHRVLLEFVPDDDPELLDREADTLLSIIDRVG comes from the coding sequence ATGCTGATCCCGGGACTCGTCTCCATCACGTACCGGCAACTGAATCCCGAGCAGATCCTTCAGCGCGCCGTCCACGCGGGCCTGAAGGTGATCGAGTGGGGTGGCGACATCCACGTGCCGCACGGGAATCTGGAGCAGGCAGACGCGGTCTGCGAGCTCACGACGGAATACGAGATGCGTTGCGCTGCGTACGGCTCTTACCTGCGTCTGGGGGCTGAGGATGAGCCCGAGACTCTGCACAAGAAGGTGATCAACACCGCGGCGCGTCTGGGGGCGGACTCGGTACGTGTCTGGGCGGGTCAGAGCGGATCGATGGAGACGCTGCCGCAGCAGTACGACCGGATCGTTCTCGAGGCCAGACAACTGGCGGAGCGTGCCGCGGGCCACCAGATCGACCTGGTCTTTGAGTATCACGCCAACACCCTGACCGACACCGCCGAGTCGGCGAAGCGCCTGCATGAGGACGTTGGCGCCGACAACGTCTTCCTCGGCTGGCAGCCGCCTAATCACATGAACTTCTACGACCGGCTGACCAACCTGGAAGCGGTGATCGACCGTGTGGCGGATGTTCACGTGTTCAACTGGACGCTCAACGATCAGGGCAGGATTGTTCGTCATCCGCTGAGCGATGCAGCGGATGACTGGGCCGCATACTTCGAAAGGCTGGCCAAGAGCGATCGGGATCACCGGGTGCTGCTGGAGTTCGTCCCGGATGACGATCCCGAGTTGCTCGACCGCGAGGCCGACACGCTTCTGAGCATCATCGACCGTGTGGGTTGA